In one Deinococcus humi genomic region, the following are encoded:
- a CDS encoding N-acetylmannosamine-6-phosphate 2-epimerase — MPDRTVLDGLKGGLIVSCQANPDSPLRDPYIISRLALAAEKGGAVGLRVQGLEDVEAVRAVTALPIIGLTKTDRDDTEVYITPTAAEGVRLAELGAQIVALDATSRPRPEALAEMFAAIHAAGALVMGDISTLDEARAAYDQGADIVSTTLSGYTPYSRQLAGPDWELMQELHGAGLTFVAEGRLNSPADAAQSMQLGASFVVVGSAITRPDVITGWFKQALRN; from the coding sequence ATGCCTGACCGAACAGTGCTGGATGGACTGAAGGGCGGACTGATCGTCTCGTGCCAGGCCAACCCCGACTCGCCGCTGCGCGATCCGTACATCATCAGTCGCCTCGCGCTGGCCGCTGAGAAAGGGGGGGCGGTGGGCCTGCGGGTTCAGGGACTGGAGGACGTGGAGGCGGTGCGGGCCGTGACTGCCCTGCCCATCATTGGCCTGACCAAGACGGACCGGGACGACACCGAGGTCTACATCACCCCTACCGCGGCCGAGGGCGTCAGGCTGGCCGAACTGGGTGCACAGATCGTGGCGCTGGACGCCACCTCCAGACCCCGGCCCGAGGCTCTAGCGGAAATGTTCGCGGCCATTCACGCGGCTGGGGCGCTGGTGATGGGCGACATCAGCACGCTGGACGAGGCGCGGGCCGCCTATGACCAGGGCGCGGATATCGTCAGCACCACGCTGAGCGGCTACACCCCGTATAGTCGCCAGCTTGCTGGACCGGACTGGGAACTGATGCAGGAGTTGCATGGGGCCGGACTCACCTTTGTGGCCGAGGGGCGGCTGAACAGCCCTGCAGACGCGGCGCAGTCCATGCAGCTTGGCGCGAGCTTCGTGGTGGTGGGCAGCGCGATCACCCGGCCGGATGTGATTACGGGCTGGTTCAAACAGGCGCTGCGGAACTGA
- a CDS encoding cytochrome P450 yields MTDAPPAYSLLDPFGWYAAQRAEQPVIRDSSSGMWMVFDYDGVQRVLSDWKAFSSQRGRPRGEDAASALSSSIISTDPPRHRQLRALVEQAFTPRQVRALAPRIVELVDELLVQVERAGRMDFVLDFAYPLPVIVIAEILGIPSADRDAFKRWSDAVVTGNPSGSREMAAYFGTLIEQRRHAPGEDLISGLIAAQVEGEHLNPQELLGFCILLLVAGNETTTNLLVNTVRCWQDAPDALERVRADRTLLPSTIEESLRYRSPVQSMYRVAAQDVELGGQTIPALSPVLAWIGSANRDEAQFPDAGLFDPARAPNRHLAFGHGVHFCLGAPLARLEASIALDAVLERLPNLRVAPDTVLEPIPSQIVSGVKRLPIIFGH; encoded by the coding sequence GTGACTGATGCCCCGCCTGCCTATTCGCTCCTTGACCCCTTCGGATGGTACGCCGCCCAGCGTGCTGAACAGCCCGTCATCCGCGATTCCAGCTCCGGGATGTGGATGGTCTTCGACTACGACGGCGTACAGCGCGTTCTGTCGGACTGGAAGGCCTTCTCGTCGCAACGGGGACGTCCCAGGGGCGAGGACGCGGCAAGCGCGCTGTCGTCCAGCATCATCTCCACCGATCCGCCGCGACACCGCCAGCTCCGCGCCCTGGTGGAGCAGGCATTCACGCCCAGGCAGGTGCGCGCTCTGGCCCCCCGCATTGTGGAACTGGTCGACGAACTGCTGGTCCAGGTGGAACGTGCAGGGCGCATGGATTTCGTCCTCGATTTTGCCTACCCGCTGCCGGTGATCGTGATCGCCGAGATTCTGGGCATACCGTCGGCGGACCGTGACGCCTTCAAGCGCTGGTCCGACGCCGTGGTGACGGGCAATCCCAGCGGCAGCCGCGAGATGGCCGCCTACTTTGGAACGTTGATCGAGCAGCGGCGACACGCCCCTGGTGAGGACCTGATCTCCGGGTTGATCGCCGCCCAGGTAGAGGGAGAACACCTGAACCCGCAGGAGTTGCTGGGCTTTTGCATTCTGCTGCTGGTGGCAGGCAACGAGACCACCACCAACCTGCTGGTGAACACAGTGCGGTGCTGGCAGGACGCGCCGGACGCCCTGGAACGGGTGCGGGCAGACCGGACGCTGCTGCCCAGCACCATCGAGGAATCGCTGCGTTACCGCTCACCGGTGCAGTCGATGTACCGCGTGGCCGCGCAGGACGTGGAACTGGGCGGCCAGACCATCCCGGCCCTGAGCCCGGTGCTGGCCTGGATCGGCTCGGCGAACCGGGATGAGGCGCAGTTTCCGGACGCGGGGCTTTTTGATCCGGCCCGCGCCCCCAACCGGCACCTGGCCTTCGGGCACGGGGTCCATTTCTGCCTGGGCGCTCCCCTGGCCCGGCTGGAAGCCAGCATCGCGCTAGACGCGGTACTGGAGCGTTTGCCCAACCTCCGTGTGGCGCCTGATACCGTGCTGGAGCCGATCCCGAGCCAGATCGTCAGCGGAGTCAAGCGCCTGCCCATCATCTTCGGTCACTGA
- a CDS encoding spermidine synthase yields the protein MIPWVPLARAPIPGTQQDLCLYRRGEQLEFSIQISGYVSELMNSRVHASEDALAELACAAIVGRPAPHVLVGGLGMGFTLAAALKTLGPDSVVTVAELVPEVVEWNRGPLGECAAFPLHDPRTQVHVGDVTELLRQGRGVYDAVLLDVDNGPEGMTHHGNDWLYSPSGLAAAQRTLRPGGVLAVWSATPDDRFTRRLRQAGFRVDVRTVRARPGKGARHTIWLAHRTQDAAPTPARPPRRVRQHRSARR from the coding sequence ATGATTCCCTGGGTTCCGCTGGCGCGCGCTCCCATTCCCGGCACACAGCAGGACCTGTGCCTTTACCGCCGTGGTGAGCAGCTGGAGTTTTCCATCCAGATCTCGGGCTACGTCAGCGAGCTGATGAACAGCCGCGTCCACGCCTCCGAAGACGCGCTGGCTGAGTTGGCCTGCGCGGCAATCGTGGGCCGCCCGGCACCGCACGTGCTCGTGGGGGGGCTGGGGATGGGCTTCACGCTCGCTGCAGCCCTGAAGACGCTGGGGCCGGACAGTGTGGTCACGGTGGCCGAACTGGTGCCCGAAGTCGTGGAGTGGAATAGGGGGCCACTGGGCGAATGCGCGGCCTTTCCACTCCACGATCCCCGCACCCAGGTCCATGTGGGCGATGTGACTGAACTCCTGCGCCAAGGCCGCGGAGTCTACGACGCCGTTCTCCTGGATGTAGACAATGGCCCTGAAGGCATGACACATCATGGCAACGACTGGCTCTACTCGCCGTCCGGGCTGGCCGCAGCGCAGCGGACCCTGCGGCCCGGCGGCGTTCTAGCGGTCTGGTCCGCCACACCGGATGACCGTTTCACCCGGCGGCTGCGGCAAGCAGGCTTCCGGGTGGACGTGCGAACGGTGCGTGCCCGGCCCGGCAAGGGAGCCCGCCACACCATCTGGCTGGCCCACCGGACGCAGGACGCGGCTCCCACCCCAGCCCGCCCCCCACGGCGGGTTCGGCAGCACCGAAGCGCTCGGCGCTGA
- a CDS encoding EAL domain-containing protein, which produces MSPPDDLPYLEWLGHSVEPLAVVDTHTLSILTATPAFGELFGQPLQTLMGLTFVTLLATHEQTEVSALLRAFTADGVVPPRRSYLFTRQDGSLLPSDMHTLRFTLPSGRHVALMTLRPVQQLPDTVSFYQHVLEELPLPLTVQDAEGRYVYINPSAMPDEERRVRAIGLTAGDVMAAEGTPEATALEREAHFWQAAQTRTRVEWQEMSVCPHGGAPQLTHQVAVPLFEEEDGPLSLMLCFTPDVSFTAWQSEQLQLLESLIQATADPLAILDVRPGPTYRQVVYSNPVLRQLDDVPPHAQNRSFHSDPLAWVSGQRDRQVIENALEQLRHHTSATRMEDVHLPDLDLWFEVSFTPVYLTPDQPTHWAVVMRDVTKRRRERAFLQEFMAATLLALRDAPLSVAVHQMLRGMERLLPSWTAVLILPGGEGLQVYGEGLPDDLRQWMAGRSAEQLRGFWTQRDPERLGLVVTLQDPFVSYDQAAEFRISIGLALYDSQQTLLGVLGLLHPDTDAARTQASEVLTGSAGHIGLVVEHHHQRQQFQWLAYHDPLTGLLNRSGFARDASLALTQAGEAGTSLALGVLDLNRFKTVNDSLGHAIGDRLLQAFAQRLQQPAEELGFQLLTRLGGDEFAFLIDDPAQMDEVSAALSQMLAEPFALEGRSIHIGLALGWSVFPGTAADLDTLLKQADSAMYVAKRTGRAASLYTPTARPSISGFELENALHRAIVDDQLCLMYQPQVSVTDGRVVGAEALLRWSHPEIGNIPPSEFIPIAESLGLMDRLGNWIFDRACRDAASWPNPKLTLSINVSVLQVQHPNFQAALEAAALRHRLDPRRLIIELTETALISDLASLQSTLEHVRAWGPRVSVDDFGTGYSTLLSLRQLHVDELKIDQSFIQDLGQPGKAGRDSSAIIEATLTLAATFGLGVVAEGVETEQQASLLREMGCPAMQGWLIAPALSQAGFLQRFGS; this is translated from the coding sequence ATGAGCCCACCAGACGATCTTCCATACCTAGAGTGGCTGGGCCACAGTGTTGAGCCCCTGGCCGTCGTCGACACACACACGCTCTCGATTCTCACCGCCACGCCAGCTTTCGGGGAGCTGTTCGGGCAGCCGCTGCAAACGCTGATGGGTCTGACATTCGTCACCCTGCTGGCCACACATGAACAGACCGAGGTCTCGGCGCTCCTGCGGGCTTTCACCGCGGATGGGGTGGTGCCGCCCCGGCGCAGCTACCTGTTCACCAGACAGGACGGCTCGCTCCTACCCAGTGACATGCATACGCTGCGCTTCACCCTGCCGAGTGGACGACATGTGGCGCTCATGACGCTCCGCCCGGTACAGCAATTGCCCGACACCGTCTCGTTTTACCAGCACGTTCTCGAGGAACTGCCCCTGCCGCTGACCGTGCAGGACGCTGAGGGCCGCTACGTTTACATCAATCCGTCCGCTATGCCTGATGAGGAACGCCGCGTGCGAGCCATCGGTCTCACCGCTGGTGATGTCATGGCCGCCGAGGGCACACCCGAAGCCACTGCCCTGGAGCGCGAAGCCCACTTCTGGCAGGCCGCACAGACCCGCACGCGGGTCGAGTGGCAGGAGATGTCGGTCTGTCCGCACGGTGGAGCGCCACAGTTGACCCACCAGGTCGCTGTTCCCCTCTTCGAGGAGGAGGATGGGCCGCTCAGCCTAATGCTGTGTTTCACACCAGACGTCTCGTTCACGGCCTGGCAATCGGAACAGCTCCAGTTGCTCGAAAGCCTGATCCAGGCGACGGCGGACCCGCTGGCCATTCTGGACGTACGCCCCGGACCCACCTATCGGCAGGTCGTCTACTCCAATCCGGTTCTGCGGCAACTCGATGACGTCCCGCCCCACGCCCAGAACCGTTCATTTCATTCCGATCCACTGGCCTGGGTCAGCGGGCAGCGGGACCGACAGGTGATCGAGAACGCCCTTGAGCAGCTCCGTCACCACACCAGCGCCACCCGGATGGAGGATGTTCACCTGCCGGACCTCGACCTCTGGTTCGAGGTCTCATTCACGCCGGTGTACCTGACCCCGGATCAGCCCACGCACTGGGCGGTAGTGATGCGCGACGTGACCAAACGCAGAAGGGAGCGGGCCTTCCTGCAAGAATTCATGGCCGCCACCCTTCTGGCGCTGCGAGACGCACCCCTGTCGGTGGCCGTACACCAGATGCTGCGGGGGATGGAGCGGCTCCTGCCGTCCTGGACCGCCGTTCTGATCCTTCCCGGAGGAGAGGGGCTTCAGGTGTACGGGGAGGGCCTGCCTGATGACCTGCGTCAATGGATGGCGGGCCGCTCGGCGGAACAATTGCGGGGCTTCTGGACGCAGCGCGACCCCGAGCGCCTGGGACTTGTGGTCACCTTGCAAGATCCGTTTGTTTCTTACGATCAGGCCGCTGAATTCCGGATCTCCATCGGGCTGGCACTATATGACTCACAACAGACGCTGCTGGGGGTGCTGGGGCTCCTACACCCCGACACGGACGCCGCACGCACTCAGGCCAGCGAGGTACTGACCGGCAGTGCCGGCCATATCGGCCTGGTGGTAGAACATCATCACCAGCGCCAGCAATTTCAGTGGCTGGCCTACCACGACCCGCTTACCGGACTGCTGAACCGCAGCGGCTTCGCGCGGGACGCGTCGCTGGCGCTGACCCAGGCCGGGGAGGCGGGAACCTCACTGGCCCTCGGGGTGCTTGATCTCAACCGGTTCAAAACGGTCAACGACAGTCTGGGCCACGCGATCGGCGACCGGCTGCTGCAGGCGTTCGCTCAGCGCTTGCAGCAGCCCGCAGAAGAGCTGGGATTCCAGCTCCTGACCCGACTGGGCGGCGATGAATTCGCCTTCCTGATCGACGACCCTGCGCAGATGGACGAGGTCAGCGCCGCGCTGTCACAGATGCTCGCTGAACCCTTTGCCCTGGAGGGCCGTTCCATTCACATTGGCCTGGCGCTCGGGTGGAGTGTTTTCCCGGGCACGGCCGCAGACCTCGACACCCTGCTGAAGCAGGCTGACAGTGCCATGTACGTCGCCAAACGCACCGGACGTGCGGCCAGCCTGTATACCCCCACCGCACGCCCCAGCATTTCCGGCTTCGAGCTGGAAAACGCATTGCACCGGGCCATTGTGGATGATCAGTTGTGCCTGATGTACCAGCCGCAGGTGTCGGTCACAGATGGGCGCGTCGTTGGGGCGGAGGCGCTGTTGCGCTGGTCTCACCCGGAGATCGGCAACATCCCTCCGTCAGAATTTATTCCCATTGCCGAGAGTCTGGGCCTGATGGACCGGCTGGGCAACTGGATTTTCGACCGCGCGTGCCGGGACGCGGCCAGCTGGCCCAATCCCAAACTGACGCTCAGCATCAACGTCTCGGTGCTGCAGGTTCAGCATCCCAACTTCCAGGCCGCGCTGGAGGCTGCCGCGCTGCGCCACCGTCTCGATCCGCGCCGGCTGATCATCGAACTGACCGAAACCGCGCTGATCAGCGATCTGGCCAGCTTGCAGTCCACGCTTGAGCACGTTCGGGCCTGGGGGCCACGGGTCTCGGTGGACGATTTCGGCACCGGCTACTCCACCCTGCTTTCCCTGCGCCAGCTTCACGTCGACGAACTCAAGATCGATCAGTCGTTCATTCAGGATCTGGGGCAGCCGGGAAAAGCGGGCCGGGACAGCTCCGCGATCATCGAGGCGACGTTGACGCTGGCGGCCACGTTCGGGCTGGGGGTAGTGGCCGAGGGGGTCGAGACCGAGCAGCAGGCGTCACTCCTGCGCGAGATGGGCTGCCCGGCCATGCAGGGCTGGCTGATCGCGCCCGCGCTGAGCCAGGCCGGATTTCTCCAGCGGTTCGGAAGCTAG
- a CDS encoding YebC/PmpR family DNA-binding transcriptional regulator produces the protein MAGHSKWSQIKRKKGANDKKRSAMYSKHIRAIGAAVRSGGSGDPSGNLALKNAIAAAKTDTVPVDNIDNAIKRALGAEAGAAEFKEVTYEGYGPGGTAIFIEALTDNVNRTVADIRAVFNKRGGSLGTSGSVAWQFEKKGVLLLRDTAETVQEIAIENGAEDIQESEEGLEISTGPADLYAVQEALSGAGYEIESAALTMVPTNMVTVEGGDARKLLNVIDALEELDDVQNVYSNADMPEDEAEE, from the coding sequence ATGGCAGGTCACAGCAAATGGTCCCAGATCAAGCGCAAGAAAGGCGCCAACGACAAGAAGCGCAGCGCGATGTACAGCAAACACATCCGCGCCATCGGGGCGGCGGTCCGTTCAGGGGGCAGCGGTGATCCTTCGGGAAACCTGGCCCTCAAGAACGCCATCGCGGCGGCCAAGACCGACACCGTGCCGGTGGACAACATCGACAACGCGATTAAACGGGCGCTGGGCGCGGAAGCCGGGGCCGCCGAATTCAAGGAAGTGACCTATGAGGGCTACGGTCCTGGCGGCACGGCCATCTTTATCGAGGCCCTGACCGACAACGTGAACCGCACCGTGGCCGATATCCGCGCCGTGTTCAACAAGCGCGGCGGCTCGCTGGGCACCAGTGGCAGCGTGGCCTGGCAGTTCGAGAAAAAGGGCGTGTTGCTGCTGCGCGACACCGCCGAAACGGTGCAGGAAATCGCCATCGAGAACGGTGCAGAGGACATCCAGGAATCCGAGGAAGGCCTGGAAATCAGCACTGGGCCTGCGGACCTGTACGCCGTGCAGGAGGCCCTGTCTGGGGCGGGGTACGAGATCGAGAGCGCGGCCCTGACCATGGTCCCCACCAACATGGTGACAGTGGAGGGCGGCGACGCCAGAAAGCTGCTGAACGTGATTGACGCGCTCGAAGAACTTGACGATGTGCAGAACGTGTACTCCAACGCCGACATGCCGGAGGACGAGGCCGAGGAATAA
- a CDS encoding trypco2 family protein codes for MTNRAVSVLEFVTAVQASVAQDFGREGAGPNALVVQHIELELKTVLSRTAGGGFEWKLVTATDEAADSQTQTLSLCWERQPPHRNFTAESLPSDLPYQLITGMNALRIGAAEWARLSPGLPFRSVGGQLVFAVAVQEDGSLYIGKFGGGAGHERMHTVTLKLAPLA; via the coding sequence ATGACCAACAGGGCCGTGTCGGTGCTGGAATTCGTGACGGCGGTGCAGGCCAGCGTCGCTCAGGACTTTGGCCGGGAGGGCGCTGGGCCGAATGCGCTGGTGGTCCAGCACATTGAGCTGGAACTGAAGACGGTGCTGTCCCGGACGGCGGGCGGCGGCTTCGAATGGAAACTCGTCACGGCCACCGACGAGGCGGCGGACAGCCAGACTCAGACCCTCTCGCTGTGCTGGGAACGCCAGCCGCCGCACAGAAATTTCACCGCGGAGTCCCTGCCGTCAGACCTGCCGTACCAGCTCATCACGGGCATGAATGCCTTGCGGATCGGGGCCGCGGAATGGGCGCGGCTCTCCCCTGGCCTGCCATTCCGTTCGGTGGGCGGGCAACTGGTCTTCGCGGTGGCGGTTCAGGAGGACGGCAGCCTGTACATCGGCAAATTCGGCGGCGGTGCGGGCCACGAGCGGATGCACACCGTAACCCTGAAGCTGGCCCCGCTGGCCTGA
- a CDS encoding amidohydrolase → MTSPLTVIQAQVITQDDTMPRAGAVLVGGGRVLAVGESSDLLALAPRAETLDHRDLILTPGLCDAHTHLVAYGFSLSQINLHGARSVAEVQARVGQVALNTPPGTWIRGGGFLLSELGVNGYPTAALLDEVSPHHPVQLYSRDLHMTWVNSAALRAAGINETTPDPQGGQIVRPLGCLLEHASGLVSAVMPAPSEAEYLAAARVGADDLASRGYVSTHTMAYESPEAPRAIQTLAARGELPLRVWACLSHQRLDAARELGIGSGGGGLFQWGGVKFFADGALGSRTAWLHAPGFADGSGTGIALDPPELIRERGLEAIALGLTPVTHAIGDRANTEVLNVYDDLRAAAGARGLRLRIEHSQHLRSDDIPRHRGLVCSVQPIHLQADTSMIRELTPHLAEGSYAFKSLMAAGAILAFGSDAPVAAPDPRGSFAAAITRVDDGGGRLAPNEAMSAEDVLWAHTRGPAMAAGWDDEGVICAGARAAFTLWDRLGGNARALVL, encoded by the coding sequence ATGACTTCACCTCTGACCGTGATCCAGGCCCAGGTCATCACCCAGGACGACACCATGCCGCGTGCCGGAGCCGTGCTGGTCGGCGGCGGGCGCGTGCTGGCGGTGGGCGAGTCTTCGGATCTGCTGGCACTGGCCCCACGCGCCGAAACCCTCGATCACCGCGACCTGATTCTGACGCCGGGCCTGTGCGACGCGCACACCCATCTGGTCGCCTACGGCTTTTCGCTGTCGCAGATCAACCTGCACGGTGCCCGCAGCGTGGCGGAGGTGCAGGCCAGGGTGGGGCAGGTGGCGCTGAACACCCCACCCGGCACCTGGATTCGCGGGGGCGGTTTCCTGCTCTCGGAACTGGGAGTGAACGGCTACCCCACAGCGGCCCTGCTGGACGAGGTCAGCCCCCACCACCCAGTGCAGCTCTACTCGCGTGATCTGCACATGACCTGGGTGAACAGCGCCGCCCTGCGCGCTGCCGGAATCAATGAAACCACCCCGGATCCGCAAGGTGGACAAATCGTGCGCCCGCTGGGCTGCCTGCTGGAACACGCCAGCGGTCTGGTGTCCGCCGTGATGCCCGCTCCCAGCGAGGCCGAATATCTGGCGGCGGCGCGGGTGGGGGCCGACGATCTGGCCTCACGTGGCTACGTCAGCACGCACACGATGGCCTATGAGTCGCCCGAGGCCCCCCGCGCCATCCAGACGCTGGCGGCGCGCGGTGAGCTGCCGCTGAGGGTCTGGGCCTGCCTGTCACACCAGCGCCTGGACGCGGCCCGCGAGCTGGGCATCGGTTCCGGGGGCGGCGGGCTGTTCCAGTGGGGCGGCGTCAAATTCTTCGCGGACGGCGCCCTGGGCAGCCGCACCGCCTGGCTACACGCGCCCGGTTTTGCCGACGGCTCCGGCACCGGCATTGCGCTGGACCCGCCCGAACTGATCCGCGAGCGTGGCCTGGAAGCCATCGCCCTGGGCCTGACCCCGGTCACCCACGCCATCGGGGACCGGGCCAACACCGAAGTGTTGAACGTGTACGACGACCTGCGCGCCGCCGCTGGGGCGAGGGGCCTCCGTCTGAGGATCGAACACTCCCAGCACCTGCGCTCCGATGACATTCCGCGCCACAGAGGCCTGGTGTGCAGCGTGCAGCCGATCCACCTGCAGGCCGACACGTCCATGATTCGCGAACTGACACCCCATCTGGCAGAGGGCAGCTACGCCTTCAAGTCGCTGATGGCGGCGGGGGCGATCCTGGCTTTTGGCAGCGACGCCCCGGTGGCCGCTCCCGATCCCCGTGGCAGCTTCGCTGCCGCGATCACCCGCGTGGATGACGGCGGCGGGCGGCTGGCCCCAAATGAGGCCATGTCCGCCGAGGACGTGCTGTGGGCCCACACGCGCGGTCCCGCGATGGCGGCGGGCTGGGACGATGAGGGCGTCATCTGCGCCGGCGCCCGCGCGGCCTTCACGCTGTGGGACCGGCTGGGCGGCAACGCACGGGCGCTGGTGCTGTAG
- a CDS encoding response regulator, translating to MPRILVVDDDAAILKLVSVILSRAGHEVRTSNHPVEALELLKVFTPDLVISDVVMPYMTGLEFLEKMREHEQLSAIPFMLLSSHAERGDVRRGMNLGADDYLPKPFTPQDLTTAIDARLRRAGLTLQSESGMQARALGTAQVVWQGAAVSWVSRKALELFFFLLEHKEVTSWEAAEALWPEKDEARASSLFHTTLHRLRRSLSSETVVSANRRYALAGDLNPEYDVYRYELLATQAEHGSLGLEEMRELTGQYGTFLPGADSPWVDDVRARLEQKQMSVLSLAARAATEAGKSKDAAQFHQRALAIDPMSELDWQGLARALDTIGDPRARLAAQREAWWAVDLD from the coding sequence ATGCCCCGCATTCTCGTGGTGGATGACGACGCTGCCATCCTCAAACTCGTCAGCGTGATTCTCAGCCGCGCCGGGCATGAAGTGCGGACCAGTAACCATCCGGTCGAGGCCCTGGAACTCCTGAAGGTCTTCACCCCGGATCTGGTGATCAGCGACGTGGTGATGCCGTACATGACCGGGCTGGAGTTTCTGGAAAAGATGCGTGAGCATGAACAGCTCTCGGCCATTCCGTTCATGCTCCTGAGCAGCCACGCCGAACGCGGTGACGTGCGCCGCGGCATGAACCTGGGCGCAGACGACTATCTGCCCAAGCCGTTCACGCCGCAGGACCTGACCACCGCCATTGACGCCCGGCTGCGCCGCGCGGGCCTGACCCTGCAGTCCGAGAGCGGCATGCAGGCCAGGGCGCTGGGCACCGCGCAGGTGGTCTGGCAGGGCGCGGCAGTGTCATGGGTCAGCCGCAAGGCGCTGGAACTGTTCTTCTTTCTTCTGGAGCACAAGGAGGTCACCAGCTGGGAGGCTGCCGAGGCCCTGTGGCCCGAGAAGGACGAGGCCCGCGCCAGCTCACTGTTCCACACCACCCTGCACCGGTTGCGCCGCAGCCTGAGCAGTGAAACTGTGGTCAGCGCCAACCGCCGCTACGCGCTGGCGGGCGACCTGAATCCCGAATACGACGTGTACCGCTACGAACTGCTGGCGACTCAGGCCGAACACGGCAGCCTGGGGCTGGAGGAGATGCGTGAGTTGACTGGCCAGTACGGCACTTTTCTGCCTGGCGCCGACAGCCCCTGGGTGGACGACGTGCGCGCCCGGCTGGAGCAGAAGCAGATGAGCGTGCTCAGTCTGGCCGCCCGCGCCGCCACTGAGGCAGGCAAGTCCAAGGACGCCGCACAGTTCCACCAGCGTGCGCTGGCTATTGACCCCATGAGCGAGTTGGACTGGCAGGGCCTGGCCCGCGCCCTGGACACCATTGGCGATCCCCGCGCCCGGCTGGCCGCCCAGCGCGAGGCATGGTGGGCCGTGGACCTCGACTGA
- a CDS encoding HD-GYP domain-containing protein, whose translation MSFPSLWSYLLLLVGTGTVGYAAYAHYPGLMAGAGVLLTIGAWSLGMGWRWAAVLIYVAAFVASLVLAGHSATVQELLGALMVIGGLGYIILREQSTERELAWQRNTLVALRNGSERLAEARDDQAIIRAGIGILSTLKVAPNLAFVAYRQGTPYILAAKGAYETFLERPIHPSHNDSRSVQADHWVAEEALDLLKKPQRRRYHVAPVFGRASNHLGVLILTRNTDVDFDEDETSVVASFARLLGAQLGQLSAIRELRDANDLTLRSLGAALERRDDDTGGHTTRVVSMSLRLARRLGWDEEQVRALRWGAYLHDLGKLAIPDHILHKGGTLDATERQVIQTHTTVGYEMLQDLHFLPAETLDLVRYHHERWDGTGYPASLRGQNIPETARLFSIVDVYDALSNARPYKPAWTRERALAEIRAQAGRQFDPQYVDAFLRMMAEQDDAVIVS comes from the coding sequence GTGTCATTCCCCAGCCTCTGGTCTTATCTGTTGCTCCTGGTGGGCACAGGAACCGTGGGTTACGCCGCCTACGCCCATTATCCTGGCCTGATGGCGGGTGCGGGCGTCCTGCTGACCATCGGGGCGTGGTCCCTGGGTATGGGGTGGCGCTGGGCCGCCGTGCTGATCTATGTCGCGGCTTTCGTGGCCTCGCTGGTGCTGGCTGGTCACTCTGCAACCGTGCAGGAGTTGCTGGGCGCGTTGATGGTGATCGGCGGTCTGGGCTACATCATCTTGCGGGAACAGAGCACCGAGCGGGAACTGGCCTGGCAGCGCAACACCCTGGTGGCCCTGCGCAACGGCAGCGAGCGACTGGCCGAGGCCCGTGATGACCAGGCGATCATCCGGGCTGGCATCGGGATCCTGAGCACCCTGAAAGTCGCGCCCAATTTGGCCTTCGTGGCCTACCGCCAGGGCACGCCGTACATCCTGGCTGCCAAGGGGGCCTACGAGACCTTCCTGGAGCGGCCCATCCATCCCAGCCACAACGACAGCCGCAGCGTTCAGGCGGACCACTGGGTGGCCGAGGAAGCCCTGGACCTGCTCAAGAAACCGCAGCGCCGCCGTTACCACGTGGCCCCGGTGTTTGGCCGGGCCTCCAATCATCTGGGCGTGCTGATCCTGACCCGCAACACCGACGTGGATTTCGACGAGGATGAAACCTCGGTGGTGGCCTCCTTCGCCAGGCTGCTGGGGGCACAGCTGGGGCAACTGAGCGCCATTCGCGAACTGCGCGACGCCAACGATCTGACCCTGCGCTCGCTGGGCGCCGCCCTGGAACGCCGTGACGACGACACCGGCGGCCACACCACGCGCGTGGTCAGCATGAGTCTGCGCCTGGCCCGCCGCCTCGGTTGGGACGAGGAACAGGTTCGGGCGCTGCGCTGGGGCGCGTACCTGCATGATCTGGGCAAACTGGCCATCCCCGATCACATTCTGCACAAGGGGGGGACGCTGGACGCCACCGAACGTCAGGTGATCCAGACCCACACCACCGTGGGGTACGAGATGTTGCAGGACCTGCACTTCCTGCCCGCCGAGACCCTGGATCTGGTGCGCTACCACCACGAACGCTGGGACGGCACCGGTTACCCGGCCAGCCTGCGCGGCCAGAACATCCCCGAAACGGCCCGGCTGTTCTCAATTGTCGACGTGTACGACGCGCTGTCCAATGCCCGTCCCTACAAGCCGGCCTGGACCCGTGAACGCGCCCTGGCCGAGATCCGCGCCCAGGCCGGGCGGCAGTTCGATCCGCAGTATGTGGACGCCTTCCTGCGCATGATGGCCGAGCAGGATGACGCCGTGATTGTGAGCTGA